In the genome of Brachypodium distachyon strain Bd21 chromosome 3, Brachypodium_distachyon_v3.0, whole genome shotgun sequence, the window ACCGGCCAAAAGCTAATTTTGATTCTTCTGTTATCTTGAAAGCACAATTCATGATCTGTGAAGATTACCTGCTATCATGTTTTGACTAGTTCTGTTACTTCCACAGGATGACCTGACAACCACTCTTGTGCAACAATGCTACCAATCTCAACACACTATCCAGAGATTCGTTGAGACAGCTGGAGACAATGAGGCAATGCTATTTGAGGCCTTGAGTGTGAACGATGAGATCCAGAAAGTGCTATCCAAATATGAAGAGATGAAGAAACCCATGATATCTGAGCATGCAGAACAGCCAGTGGTCATACCAATTGCCACAGAGCACGAAGATTCTGCAACAGTTGGCAATGAAGATGCCCTGGTCAGAAAACCAGCTGGTTCTCGTGCAATGTCAGGTGGAGATGATGATATCCTCGATGATCTCGATGAGATGATATTTGGCAAGAAGGGAGGAAGCAGTTCCCAGGAAGTGCCCAAAAGGCAGGATCCAAAGAAAGATGACTTAATCAACTTTTAGATAGCGTCCAAGCGAGTTACAGATTTCCTCATGGGATTGGAACTTCAGAAGATGTCTCTGCTGCTTTATACTGCTGAATGATGTCTGTATTCATCCATTAGAAGATTACACGATCCAGTTAGGATTTGAGTCTCTTGTTTATTTGCATATGATGATACTTGTGCTCCAGGGTTTGTTCAGTCGAGAAGTTGCTGCACGCTTCTCATCAGTTTGTTCAATTGAAAAGTTGCTGCACGCTGCTCATCGTCTGGTTTCATGGTTTCATGCATTGGATGCTGAATTATTTGTTGATGGAAAATATGTTCAGTATATGAAGTATGTGAACGAACCTTCTTCTTTCATCGTCTGTAGCTCGTTTTTTTCTGTCTGCGGTTACTCAGGCAATTTGCTATGCCTGCGAAACCATTGCTGGATGCTATTTTTGAGTTCAGTCAAGCACTTGAAATATAACAGGATTTCTTATTGGAGAATGGTGACATCAAAATGAACCATCTTTAACATTATCATGGACCCAACCCAATACATGGTTCTCCTCAATTGTGAGAGTAGTCGCATACAAAAACATATAGACACACAATTTCATCCCCCATTTCCACACACTGCACAAGGTGTATCTTGAATTGCCGTTCTCAAGTGATTGGAATGGAGCAATGCAAGGTCTCTTGTAAACAAACTCTTCAGGCTGTGGCTGGGGAGGCGAGTTTGGCTCTGAGTTCCTTCCTCAGAATCTTCCCTGACGCCGACTTTGGGATCGCGTGGGTGAAGTACACCTTGTGCAGCCTCTTGTAAAACACCACCTGAGAATTGGCcggaggaagaaaaaaattacgGGTCAGAGATAGCATAGACTCGTCAACCAAAGATGTCGTCGCTTGTAGGTAGCTACTACTGTGAGTGCGGAACTACCTGCTTGGACACGAACTCCTTGATAGCCTGCTCGGTGACGTCGGAATCTGCGGCGCGCACTACGAAGGCGACCGGAACCTCACCGGCGGCGTCATCCTTTTGCCTGCCAATTTTACATGCATGCTTCCAGTTCATTACCCCGAGCAGTACATTCTGCTTATGATACAACTGATCGTTGAACGATATCGAAGGACCGGGAGAGTGTGGTCTTACGAGACGACGGCCGCGTCGGCGATGGACGGATGCGCGATGAGCAGAGCCTCCAGCTCGGCCGGCGGCACCTACAGGGCCACCACACAAGTGCACTGCTTGTTCAGAAGGCAGTAACATACGCTGAAGACTGGCACACGCTGTTTTGCAGATGTCGTGTTTGTTGTTGGTACCTGGAAGCCCTTGAACTTGATGAGCTCCTTGACGCGGTCGACGATGAAcacctcgtcgtcgtcgtcgacgtaGCCGATGTCGCCGGTGTGGAGCCACCCCTCGACGTCGATGGTCGCGGCGGTGGCCTCGGGGTCGTTCAAGTAGCCTGCACGGTCGCACAAAGTTGCAGCTGTCAGTTGGCGTTCGTTCGGTACCCCGCCTAGTCGCCTACGATAACAGCCGAATGGTAGCACTACCTTTCATGATCTGTGGGCCGCGGATGCAGATCTCGCCGGGGAGGTTCCGGGCGAGGGAGAAGCCCGTGTCGGGGTCGACCACCTTGAGCTGGGCGTTGCGCACCACCGTGCCGCACGACCCGGACTTGGCCGGCGTCGGCTCCCTGGCGAACGCGGGGCACATGGACAGCACCGGCCCGGCCTCCGTCATCCCGTACCCCTGCAACGTACCGCGGAGCGCGTCATCATCAGAGATTCAGAGATTACGCCCAAGGTTACTCGTGACCGTGACCCCCGGATCTACAAACCCTACCCTAGCCGgctagccgccgccgtcttcgaaGAAGAGCTCATCTCCAgcggttcccctcgtctctcaCGCCGATCTGGCCCGGATCAACGTCTGTCATCAAGTTTTActatcttcttttgttatgATTTTGTGTGCTTCTCGATTGCGTCTTGATGATGGAGACGCCGTCGTCTAGAAGATTGTTGTCCTGGTGTAGACGTTGCAACCTATGTCAACCTGGTGTAGACGTTGCAACCTATGTCATGGAATCAGTGGTTCTCACGACACGTCTTTTCGAGTTTTTGGTATTTTTCCTTGTTGATTCATCGACGGAGAAACAGCTTTACGATTTGTCTTGCAAGGGGTATGACCCCGGCCATGGTGCGTTCAATGATCTTAGGTTCTCACCGTTCAAAACCTCCGAGGTTAGTTCAGTTTGTGCAAGTATGatattctgcaattttgtcaACGAATACGTGGAGAAGCATCGAGATGCGAACGATGATCAAGAAAATTAATTCGAATGACTACAATGCGCTTTTAattttgttgagtatcttTGTTATTTGTGTTCGTTCATGAATAGATCTTTTATGCTTTGCCTCttgaattcaaaaaaaatcgatTCAGAGTCTCGTCGTTGTGCACAGCGattgatgaaaaaaaacacaagtgaACCCGCCCGGCGTCTGCGCGCGCGTGCTCGCTCGGTCGCTCGGTTCGGGAGTGGGTTCgaggcgcgggcgcgtggtCACCCGGTGGAACGCGACACGCGAAGACGTGCGTACTGCGGGGAGTCGGGGACCGTCCGACCGTGCGATGCGGAGAGGTAGGTTCGACGAGAGGCTCGGATTCGATCTTTCGCCCCTGTCTCGCCGATGGGGACGTGATGTGTACGCCCTACCGTTCGGCAAAGTTATTATACCGAGATACTAGTGCATGGAGAATTGGGAGATGGGCTATAGCTGCAGGCATGTGTTTGTGTCGCGAGGGTTCACACGTGAGCGATCCGTGTCACGTGGTCACGTCGTCTTTGCCTGTCTGGATCGAGCGGACGGACAGTCGTGCCGCACGTCTACGCGGTAGGCATTCGGCACTACTCCCTAACCTGGAGTACTACGGTcgtgtcaaaaaagaaagaaaaaaaactggagtGCTACGGTGGACTGCTGTAATCCCGTGAGAGATTCTGCAGGCAAGGTCGTTCTTCCCTACGGCACAGTTCTTGGATCGATCGCGTTCGTCGGTGTAAACAGAGTCGTTCCGTATATCACGAGGCACGGAACATTCTCCGCAGCGGATTTATTGAAAAATACAAACCGCGCTTCTGCAAGCACCGCCTAATTGACGTGGGCACTGCCACACCGGGGAGATTTTAATGGAGGAACTAATAGCATCGGTTATTCAACACGCTGCTAAAGATATCGCATCATCACGGGCAACACTTGCAAAAACTAAGATCAGGTCGTCTTCAACTGATTCAAATACACATACCTGTCCGAAGACGGCCTGCGGCActcggcggcggagcgcgtcCTCGAGGTCCTTGCCGAGCGGCGCGGCCCCGGAGAGCACGATCCTGACGGAGCTCAAATCGTGCCTCTCCACGGCCGGGTTCTTGGCCAGAGCCAGCACCAGCGGCGGCACCACGGCCGCCACGGTGACGCGCCACCGCTCGATGCCCTCCAGCATGGCGCCCATCTCGAACCTGGGCATCAGCAGCACCGCGGCGCCCGCACGGAGCGCGCACAGCAGCACCGAGTTGAGCGAGAAGATGTGGAACAGCGGCAGCACGCAGAGCACCACGTCGCGCCCCTCACGCATGTCCAGGTTCGGGTTCTCCCCGTCCACCTGCTGCGCCACGCTCGCCACGAGCCCCCCGTGCGTCAGCACCACGCCCTTCGGCAGCCCCGTCGTGCCCGACGAGTAAGGCAGCGCCACGGCGTCGTCCGCCGAGATTGCCGCCTCCGGGACGCGGCTCTCGTCCGCGGCCTCCACTATTCCCCAGAACGACAGGCATTCGTCATCACCATCCGGGGCGTCGTCGATGGTGATCACGGCGAGCGTCTCGTCATCAACGGTCGTGGACGTGGCGATCCTTGGGAAGCACTCGTGGCGGAGCTTGTCGACGTAGGCGGACTGTGTCACGACGAGCTTGGCGCCGGAAGCGACGAGCTGCTTGTGGATCTCCTGCGGCGTGCAGAGCGGGTTCGCGGCCGTGGTGACGGCGCCGAGGAAGGACGCGCCGAAGAAGGCCAGCGCGAACTCCACGGAGTTGTGGAGCAGCACCATGAGGCGGTCGCCGTGGCCCACGCCGAGCCCGTggagcgcggccgcggccttGCGGCACAGAAGGCGCGTCTCGGCGAACGTGTAGGTCCTTCCCGTGGCCGCGGCGATGAGGCACGGCGCGTCCGGGAGCGAGGCCGCCCTGGCGAAGCAGTACTCGTGCAGGGGCAGGTGGCTCGGGATGTCGATGTCCGGGAGCTTGGACCGGAAGATCGTCTCCTCCGGCGCCCGCGAGACGGACTCCGCGGCCGCGGCATGCGGCTGCTGCACCTCCGGAGCCGCCACGGTGATCATGATCCTCTGTTTTTAAGGAACGGACGGACAACGGATCGCGATCGAGTTCGTACCCAGGTGCGCGAGATTATGAATGGCGAGGAGCTTAGGTAGACAACGCGATGGCGCTGTGGCTCGAAGTAAGTAAGCTCTGGCGTGAGAGTGGGACGAGAGAGGTGGCACGAATAAATACGGTGGCAGCGATTCAGCGAACGTAGGTTGGAGAGGGGGGTAGGTACGGGAGAACGGAGGTGTGGCCGTGTGGAGGAGGCGCCAACACGCTCGCACGAGCTTGCTCTCTCGCCAAACCCACCTTTCAAAAATGCGTGCGAATTATTTCGAAATGCAGCTTATTGCAGATTTGCTTTCTTTCCAGATCAGTATAGATTTTGGTTTCTTCTCCGATCAGTACCGAACTGTCTTGGTAGTTACAGTACGTAGTGCGAATTCTTGTGCACATAGATGCGTAGCTGAATTCAGCAACACATTTTGCCACAGTAAAAGATgagacggaaaaaaaaatggtcgATGACCTGAAAGGCTGAAACACTCTGCGTGGATCTACACACCCTCAGCCTCATCTGCGTACATTACATGGAGTATTTCGGTAGCTGAAGCTCGGAAACGTGGGAAAAACTGTACACGCGCGGTGCCGATGACTCCACGATACCCCAAATCTAACATGCAATTAAGCAGAGCAGCTACGCATGCCGTATTGCCGTCAGTTAATGTAATGAGCGTCAGGCCGTCGGTTTTAAAGGTTTTCTGTTACTGTGAGGTACTTTCGGTTAACTCATTTGTCCGTCGTAcccccaattttttttctcagttGCCTGATTTAATAAACAAAATGTTTTAAATCTAAGTCGATGAATCATATCCGTTGGTTTAAGTTCTAATAGTCATGCCCGCTATCTTCTCTTCAATATGATATCGTTGGGTTAAGATCCGACGGTCGGGCACGTCAACGATATCAAACTAAAAATCCGTCCacttctcaatagcaaaaccgagaATGTTATCGACAGACAAGAAATCTCTCTTTTTCTGTTGAAATTTTTGATTAATCAATGTGTTATAGTGCACATATCCGCACCATATAATCCATCCACAATATAGGAACTAAATTTTGATTAATGACTTGCATGATACTCCCATATTTACACCATCCCACCACAATCCAAAGTTCCAAATCGGGACTACCAATAGTTTCTGCAGCTGCAGGCGCCACGCCTGAACCGGTGGAACCGGTTCCGGTCTCTGACGACGACCTCCCTCCCAAAGATCTCCGATATCAGCGCGCTGTACGCGTGGCACTCCTTGCTCATCCGGAGGTTGGTGACGACCCTCACGGGAGTCCCTTCCGGCGTGCTAAGCAGGCCGAACGCCATTGCCAGCTTCTGGCTGTGCGCGGCGACCGCGCgccgcttctcctcctcgccggcgtccCGCGTCAGGGCCACCTCCGACGTGTCGGGCTCGTAGCCCTCGAACCGGAGCTGCCATTCCATCTGGTGGAGCATCTCGTAGATCTCGGCCGTCCGAGGGTGCGACCTGTCCTGCGACGCGAACCGGTGCGCCCTGCCGTGCACCTCGACCGCGCTGAACCCCGGCGCCTGCGCCAGGCCCCTGTTCGCCGCCTCCGTCCGgagcgcggccgccgcgtcccAGTTCTTGGTCCTGGCGTGCATGTCCGCGAGGATCACGTAGTCCCCGGCGTTCACGGCGCCGATGCCGGACAGCCCCTGGAGCGCGCGCTCGGCGAGCTCGACGTTGCCGTGGATCCGGCACGCGTTGAGCAGGCTCCTCCAGGCCGCGTCCGTCGGCCCCGTGGGCATGCTCCCGAtgagcgcgcgcgcgtcgtccAGCCTGCCCGCGCGAGCCATGAGGTCCACCATGCAGCCGTAGTGCTGCGCGTTTGGTGCCACCTTGTGCTCCAGCCGCATCCGGTCGAAGCAACGGAGCCCTTCCTCGAGCAGTCCGGACCGGCTGCAGGCGTTCAGGATGCCGACGTACACGGCCTCGTCGGGCTTGTGGCCCTCCCTGGCCATCGCGTCGAACACCTGGAGCGCCTTCAGGCCGTCCCCGTGCAGCGCGAGGCCGGACACCATGGCGCTGTACGTCCACTCGTTCTTGCCGTCCATCGCGTCGAACACCGCCGAGGCCTTGTCGATGCAGCCGCACTTGGCGTACATGTCCACCAGGGACGTCTCCATGAACGTGTTCAGCGCCACGGTGTTCCTCAGCAGCGCGCAGTGGATGCTCCGGCCGACGTCGTAGGCACCCAGGTGCGCGCACGCCGAGAGCGCGCTCACCATGGAGCTCTCCTCGGGCCTCCCCCCGGCGCGCGCCATGGCACCGAACGAATCGAGGCAGTCAGCCCACAGCCCGGCCCTCGTGTACGCGGCCAGCAGCGCGCTCCAGGAAGCCGCCGTCGTGCTCTCCTCGGCCTCCATCTGCTCGAACGCGCGGCGAGCCAGCTCCGGCTCGCCGCACCTGCCGTAGAAGCTGATAAGGCTGTTGCCCACGTGCTCGTCGTGCTGGGAGAACCCGAGCTTCGCGACGTGTCCGTGGAGCTGCCTCCCTTGCCCCGAGGCCGCGAGCCGCGCGCACGCCTTGAGCACGAACGGGAACGTGTAGCGGTCGG includes:
- the LOC100836460 gene encoding probable 4-coumarate--CoA ligase 2, whose amino-acid sequence is MITVAAPEVQQPHAAAAESVSRAPEETIFRSKLPDIDIPSHLPLHEYCFARAASLPDAPCLIAAATGRTYTFAETRLLCRKAAAALHGLGVGHGDRLMVLLHNSVEFALAFFGASFLGAVTTAANPLCTPQEIHKQLVASGAKLVVTQSAYVDKLRHECFPRIATSTTVDDETLAVITIDDAPDGDDECLSFWGIVEAADESRVPEAAISADDAVALPYSSGTTGLPKGVVLTHGGLVASVAQQVDGENPNLDMREGRDVVLCVLPLFHIFSLNSVLLCALRAGAAVLLMPRFEMGAMLEGIERWRVTVAAVVPPLVLALAKNPAVERHDLSSVRIVLSGAAPLGKDLEDALRRRVPQAVFGQGYGMTEAGPVLSMCPAFAREPTPAKSGSCGTVVRNAQLKVVDPDTGFSLARNLPGEICIRGPQIMKGYLNDPEATAATIDVEGWLHTGDIGYVDDDDEVFIVDRVKELIKFKGFQVPPAELEALLIAHPSIADAAVVSQKDDAAGEVPVAFVVRAADSDVTEQAIKEFVSKQVVFYKRLHKVYFTHAIPKSASGKILRKELRAKLASPATA
- the LOC100836771 gene encoding pentatricopeptide repeat-containing protein At1g31920; amino-acid sequence: MVGGLVLPQPQHHQVATPRTNPPAAPAPASEQIRLREQAPWPCRPSTKPVPARGLDEVRKAHARHVKLGLDRSPRHARPLLAACALGSWPGGMEYAAAIFAALDEPEAFDYNTLMRGHVAHDDPAAALRLYAAMLEQGVEPDRYTFPFVLKACARLAASGQGRQLHGHVAKLGFSQHDEHVGNSLISFYGRCGEPELARRAFEQMEAEESTTAASWSALLAAYTRAGLWADCLDSFGAMARAGGRPEESSMVSALSACAHLGAYDVGRSIHCALLRNTVALNTFMETSLVDMYAKCGCIDKASAVFDAMDGKNEWTYSAMVSGLALHGDGLKALQVFDAMAREGHKPDEAVYVGILNACSRSGLLEEGLRCFDRMRLEHKVAPNAQHYGCMVDLMARAGRLDDARALIGSMPTGPTDAAWRSLLNACRIHGNVELAERALQGLSGIGAVNAGDYVILADMHARTKNWDAAAALRTEAANRGLAQAPGFSAVEVHGRAHRFASQDRSHPRTAEIYEMLHQMEWQLRFEGYEPDTSEVALTRDAGEEEKRRAVAAHSQKLAMAFGLLSTPEGTPVRVVTNLRMSKECHAYSALISEIFGREVVVRDRNRFHRFRRGACSCRNYW